Sequence from the Salinicoccus sp. Bachu38 genome:
GGCAGTAGTATATGAGCACCGTGTCCCATTCGGCCCAGGGAATGACGGTTCTGATAATACAATTGATCCAGATTATAACTACGTAGATTCTGTTTACTATTATGCAGGCGTTCCAGAAAGTGATTTGTATAAAGCATTAGGGGAACCAGAAAGTTATGATGATGGGTCTAAAACACATAACGGACTTCCATACTATAATTATGAAGGAGAGGGCGATGATGGCCGATATTATATTACAGGAGCTACCACTATTGGTACGCCCAACGGTCAAGTAATAGGTACAATTAAACGCAGTCTATTTGAAGAAAATCCTAATATCGAGGCTGAAGAATCTGAAGAGATCAGTGCTGATGATTTCAAGATGTATGAAGGCCTCATCAACGAGTACCTATATCGGTTAGCTGCCTACTACAATTACACTTTAAACGATGATGAAGATGATATTTTTTATTATCTCAAAGAAGGAACTCCAGCTTACGATAAAATCATCTCAAATAAATCCAGTGGGGATTATAAAAATCATACGACCTATGAGGTCACTTTAAATGATGTCACTGATCTAGGTAATGGGACAGTAGAGTTAGACGCCTCTAGAGTTTACTCACATGCCAGTTCAAACGGCAAAAGAGTTTCAAACGTAAATTACATTATGAGCAAAGAAACCTTTGCAATTATTGACTACACACAAGTAAGTGATACTAGCTATTAAGCGTACGGGTCAGAGCAAGATCAGCCCTGATGAAATCAGAGAACTTATCGAAAAACTTGGCTACGAAGTCGAGAGCGTCAAATCCAGCTAGGAATGAACGCCAGAAACCGGACCTCCCGCCCGGTTTCTTTTTGTTTCCATGATTTTATTTTGACTACCCAGAGAATGCAGAAGAGCGCTGTCTCCCGAAATTCCGGAGCAGCACTCTTAATTTTTCTATTTTAACTGTAGCGTTCCTGCAGTTTCTTTTCCTTCGGTGCATGTTCCCTGATCCTCCTGAGCCGCATTGCGTTCAGGATGACGAGCAGGATGCTCACTTCGTGGATCAGCATGCCGCTGGCGAGGTGGATGTAGCCGTAAAGTACACCACCGAGCAGCAGGGCGACGGTGAGCAGTGCAATGGCTGTGTTCTGCAGTATGACCTTATAAGTCATCCTGGATATCGTGAACCCGTGTGCCAGCTGTTCCATCCTCGAGCCCATGAGCACCACGTCTGCCGTCTCCATTGCGATGTCCGTTCCGCCATGTCCCATGGCGATGCCGACGTCTGCGAATGCGAGTGCGGGTGCATCGTTGATGCCGTCGCCGACCATCATCACCTTGCGGCCGCGCTCCTTCTCATCTTCGATATACTTCATTTTGTCGTCAGGCATGAGTTCGGCGCGGAAGCCGTCCAGTCCGAGGATGTCGCTGACCTTCTTCGCCGAGTGGTAGTTGTCCCCCGTCAGCATGACAAGCGAACCGACACCTTTATCCCGCAGTGTCTGGATGGCAGTGAAGGCATCCTGTCTGATCTTGTCCATGATGGAGACGATGCCGACGATCCGGTCGTCCCGTGCGACGAATATTGCGGTGTTGCCTGCCTTCTGCTGCTCGATATACTTTGCTTCAGTATCCGTATCAAGCTCAATATTGTAGTCCTCCATCAGTTTTTTGTTGCCGATGATATACTTCGCGCCTTCGAATATGCCGCTGACGCCTTTGCCTTTGATGACTTCCGCGTCTTCGACTGTATCCTTGGCCACAACAATGGATTTCGATTTCGCTTCCTTGACGATGGTCTGTCCAAGGTGATGCTCACTGACCATCTCGACATTTGCGACCTGTTTCAGGAAGTTCTCTTCATCTGTACTATCGAATATCGTGATGTCTGTTACAGTCGGGCTGCCTTCCGTCAATGTTCCCGTCTTGTCAAAGATGACCGTGTCGACCTTCGCAAAGTTGTCGATGACCTCTCCACCCTTGATGAGAGCACCGTTTTTCGCGCCATTGCCGATGCCTGCCACATATGCGACCGGTGCACCGATGATCAGTGCGCCCGGGCATGCGATGACGAGGAACGTGATGGCGAGATGCAGGTTCCGTGTAAGGAAATAGACGATGATTGCGAGTGCGACGATCGATGGTGTGTAGTACTGTGCGAACGTGTTGAGG
This genomic interval carries:
- a CDS encoding heavy metal translocating P-type ATPase, giving the protein MSKWFNRHLNQLMYISGALISIGILARILGYSEVTNITFIVATITAIGPIINKAWMALTMKSFSIELLITIAVIGAMFIQEYTEAAIVTFLFLFGAYLEKRTLNKTRSSIQSLVDMAPATATVIRDDEEMELDVDEVEAGDHVIVRPGGKVPVDGTILSGQAHINEAAITGESNLRFKTEEADVFSGSVLDSGYIELTATKVGEDTTFSKIIELVEDAQERKSGTEKFLNTFAQYYTPSIVALAIIVYFLTRNLHLAITFLVIACPGALIIGAPVAYVAGIGNGAKNGALIKGGEVIDNFAKVDTVIFDKTGTLTEGSPTVTDITIFDSTDEENFLKQVANVEMVSEHHLGQTIVKEAKSKSIVVAKDTVEDAEVIKGKGVSGIFEGAKYIIGNKKLMEDYNIELDTDTEAKYIEQQKAGNTAIFVARDDRIVGIVSIMDKIRQDAFTAIQTLRDKGVGSLVMLTGDNYHSAKKVSDILGLDGFRAELMPDDKMKYIEDEKERGRKVMMVGDGINDAPALAFADVGIAMGHGGTDIAMETADVVLMGSRMEQLAHGFTISRMTYKVILQNTAIALLTVALLLGGVLYGYIHLASGMLIHEVSILLVILNAMRLRRIREHAPKEKKLQERYS